In a genomic window of Sutcliffiella sp. FSL R7-0096:
- a CDS encoding dihydroorotate dehydrogenase, producing MNIIASLPLGVGGHIINFLGREESSPHLEKEHMNISFQNPVGLSGVLDPNLSGTRAFSNLGFGFLEIGPVTWEPTGNGEAPIVKEEAQSILFPKESIGFQATKEKLKKLPRKQPLLIRLQGSQQEIKVMAEGLEQFAIGFIVEASERIDIGFTDKPVLLSVKNPNSLSLTSLTSFSGLIVEETNGFENLKKEITQLRSLGWNKTIISSGGIHEPLQAIELADVGADMLMVKEGYVFSGPGLTKRIKESFLDKEGNTNPSQDGWFSYWLFGLFILAGGLLALLFSITSIILPYDEHFLRMKKEEIWMFNERIMLFMAHDRMTLAGTMISGGIVYMQLAKHGVKKGLKWAKEAIDLAAIVGFLGIFAFIGYGYFDWLHLLFWLILLPFYLHGYRKTKRISGTPSSPNRLNNKSWKVGIFGQLAFVVLGFSFVMGGVIISGIGVSSVFVATDIQYICMPPEMLERFNQNLIPVLAHDRAGFGSALLSVGLLVLTLALWGYQQGNQWVWWTFLIGGLPAFIAGIYIHFAIGYTTFIHLLPAYFALGLYLTGLVLSYRFLHRK from the coding sequence ATGAATATAATTGCCTCCCTTCCCCTTGGTGTAGGCGGACATATTATTAATTTTCTTGGCAGGGAGGAAAGCTCCCCTCATCTAGAAAAAGAGCACATGAATATCAGCTTCCAGAACCCGGTTGGATTATCGGGTGTTCTAGATCCCAATCTCAGTGGCACGCGAGCATTCTCGAACCTTGGATTTGGATTTTTGGAAATCGGACCAGTAACATGGGAACCGACAGGGAACGGGGAAGCGCCAATAGTGAAGGAGGAAGCTCAGTCCATTCTCTTTCCAAAAGAATCGATAGGTTTCCAAGCAACCAAGGAAAAGCTAAAGAAGCTTCCACGTAAACAACCATTGCTAATTAGACTTCAGGGCAGCCAACAGGAAATAAAAGTAATGGCTGAAGGATTAGAACAATTTGCGATAGGTTTCATCGTGGAGGCTTCTGAAAGGATTGACATAGGATTTACCGATAAACCTGTACTCTTATCGGTAAAAAATCCAAATAGCCTTTCGCTGACAAGCTTAACCTCTTTTTCCGGATTGATTGTGGAAGAAACAAACGGATTTGAAAACCTTAAAAAGGAAATCACCCAATTGAGATCACTTGGATGGAATAAAACCATCATTAGTTCAGGAGGAATACATGAACCGCTTCAAGCCATTGAATTGGCTGATGTTGGTGCAGATATGTTGATGGTAAAAGAAGGCTATGTCTTCTCGGGACCGGGACTAACCAAGCGAATCAAGGAATCCTTTTTAGATAAGGAGGGGAATACCAATCCATCTCAGGATGGTTGGTTTTCTTACTGGCTTTTCGGTTTGTTCATTCTGGCTGGAGGGTTGTTGGCCCTTCTTTTCAGCATCACTTCTATCATTCTTCCATATGATGAACACTTTCTAAGAATGAAAAAAGAAGAAATTTGGATGTTCAATGAGCGTATCATGCTGTTTATGGCGCATGACAGGATGACCCTTGCAGGAACGATGATTTCCGGTGGGATTGTGTATATGCAACTGGCCAAACATGGAGTCAAAAAAGGCTTGAAATGGGCTAAAGAGGCCATTGACCTTGCCGCAATAGTCGGCTTTCTAGGAATCTTTGCATTTATCGGCTACGGCTATTTCGACTGGTTGCACCTATTATTTTGGTTAATCCTATTGCCATTTTACCTTCACGGTTATAGGAAGACAAAACGAATATCCGGTACACCCTCCTCTCCTAATAGGCTTAATAACAAGAGTTGGAAAGTGGGTATCTTTGGACAACTGGCATTTGTCGTTTTAGGGTTTTCCTTTGTAATGGGAGGCGTGATTATATCCGGTATTGGGGTATCCTCAGTATTTGTGGCAACGGATATTCAGTATATTTGTATGCCACCCGAGATGCTAGAACGCTTCAATCAAAATCTGATACCAGTTCTTGCCCATGATCGAGCTGGCTTCGGTAGCGCTCTTTTAAGTGTCGGACTCCTGGTATTGACCTTGGCACTATGGGGATACCAGCAAGGGAACCAGTGGGTATGGTGGACTTTCTTGATCGGAGGACTACCTGCTTTCATTGCTGGCATTTACATTCACTTTGCGATAGGGTATACCACATTCATTCACCTGCTTCCAGCCTATTTTGCTCTAGGGTTATACCTTACAGGATTAGTATTATCCTATCGTTTTTTACATAGAAAATAA
- a CDS encoding 5'-nucleotidase C-terminal domain-containing protein, translated as MKQIKLSIVMMLTVLLALTGFMNPDFVNAGQNKNEPVTKGEFVKELVHTLDIDLQDGEIPYSDVDAELKPYVEAAIRTNILTDVQETSFGPNEKITREQAYVFLIRSLNLRDSYSSDSLKKFKDHRAINPDFVPELSAAVELGLVDDTRGTLLPKKPVTYSDLNQMMNSYEKNFDFVTVVHTNDMHGRIMYNKTNKEMGLAKISELANKARSKNPTLLIDLGDTFHGTNYVTMNKGQAAVDAMNEMEYDAMVPGNHDFNYGQDHLLALKDELTFPLVSANILKDGNPFLDGYTIVEKEGKKIALVGLTATDTAEKTNPAGIEGITFEDEVTVAKEMVDKLRDKVDVIVAISHAGLDTDENIANEVDGIDVIFGGHSHDTIESPIKFEYSYVTQANEYGKALGNTNLIFHKDNLIGVNGFLYRDSEDKQENPKVAAILQSYKDAVDAELNVVIANTPVRLDGERADVRTKETNLGNLITDAMRENLGTDIAVTNGGGIRASIPAGDVTRNHVLTTLPFDNTLVRTTLTGEEIKAALEHSVRVYPQENGGFLHVSGLTFTFDPAKPAGSRVEDVVINGEPLINDLAYSVATNNFTAVGGDGFEMFKAENIEFDSGELLSSVLIEALQSNVAIPGVEGRIQVK; from the coding sequence ATGAAACAGATTAAACTTTCAATCGTCATGATGCTGACCGTTTTATTAGCGCTTACAGGCTTCATGAACCCTGACTTTGTTAATGCGGGTCAAAATAAAAATGAACCTGTTACCAAAGGGGAATTTGTAAAAGAATTAGTACATACTCTCGATATTGACCTTCAGGACGGGGAAATACCTTATTCGGACGTAGATGCTGAATTAAAGCCTTACGTAGAAGCGGCTATTCGTACGAATATCCTTACAGATGTGCAGGAAACCTCTTTCGGACCGAACGAGAAAATAACTCGTGAACAGGCTTATGTATTCTTGATTCGTTCCCTTAACCTTCGGGACTCCTATTCTAGTGATTCTTTGAAAAAATTCAAAGACCACCGAGCAATCAACCCTGACTTCGTACCAGAACTTTCAGCAGCAGTGGAACTTGGATTGGTTGATGACACAAGGGGTACACTCTTACCTAAAAAACCGGTAACCTATTCAGATTTAAACCAAATGATGAACAGCTACGAAAAGAACTTCGATTTCGTTACGGTTGTTCATACAAACGACATGCACGGTAGGATCATGTATAACAAAACAAATAAAGAAATGGGGCTTGCGAAGATTAGTGAGCTCGCCAATAAAGCACGTAGCAAAAACCCCACGTTGCTTATTGACCTTGGTGATACGTTCCACGGTACCAACTATGTGACGATGAATAAAGGACAAGCAGCAGTTGATGCGATGAATGAAATGGAATATGACGCAATGGTACCAGGTAACCATGATTTCAACTATGGACAGGACCATCTTTTGGCATTAAAGGACGAGTTGACTTTTCCTTTAGTGAGCGCAAATATTCTTAAAGATGGAAATCCGTTCCTTGATGGATATACCATTGTGGAAAAGGAAGGAAAGAAAATTGCATTGGTAGGCCTGACAGCAACCGATACGGCAGAAAAAACCAACCCTGCCGGTATTGAGGGGATTACTTTCGAAGACGAAGTAACCGTTGCGAAAGAGATGGTCGATAAGCTACGTGATAAAGTGGATGTTATTGTAGCCATTTCCCATGCGGGACTTGATACTGATGAAAACATTGCAAACGAAGTAGATGGAATTGACGTGATATTTGGCGGACATAGCCATGATACGATTGAGAGTCCAATTAAATTCGAATATTCTTATGTAACCCAAGCGAATGAATACGGAAAAGCCCTAGGGAATACGAACTTGATTTTTCATAAGGACAACCTTATCGGTGTGAACGGCTTCCTTTACAGAGACAGCGAAGATAAACAAGAGAACCCTAAAGTTGCAGCTATACTGCAATCATATAAGGACGCAGTCGATGCGGAATTGAATGTGGTTATTGCCAACACTCCCGTACGATTAGATGGTGAAAGAGCAGATGTCAGAACGAAAGAGACGAACCTTGGTAACCTGATTACGGATGCCATGCGTGAAAATCTTGGAACGGATATTGCCGTAACGAACGGCGGAGGAATTCGCGCTTCCATTCCTGCAGGTGATGTGACAAGGAACCATGTGTTAACCACATTGCCTTTTGATAATACCCTTGTAAGAACGACTCTGACAGGTGAAGAAATAAAGGCCGCGCTTGAACATTCCGTTCGTGTCTACCCTCAGGAGAATGGCGGATTCCTTCATGTCTCCGGTTTGACATTCACCTTTGATCCAGCAAAACCGGCCGGAAGCCGTGTGGAAGATGTTGTTATCAACGGTGAGCCTTTAATCAATGATCTAGCTTATTCTGTTGCAACCAACAATTTTACGGCTGTAGGTGGGGATGGTTTTGAGATGTTCAAAGCTGAGAATATTGAATTTGACAGCGGAGAATTGTTAAGCTCCGTTCTGATTGAGGCATTGCAATCGAATGTTGCCATCCCTGGTGTGGAAGGCAGAATACAAGTGAAGTAA
- a CDS encoding sigma 54-interacting transcriptional regulator: MGVKESLLTEEMMDTIIANAFEWIVVVNHEGNIIYMNDSYCEFIGVDNKEVIGKHVTEVIENTRMHEVVKTGKEELADLQYIKGNYMIANRVPIFNKNKEVIGAYGTVIFRDTSEWDKMNSHVKSMLGRIRNYLQEYEQQTGVKYTLEDIIGNSKLIRLLKDKVKQIAASDVSILIRGESGTGKELFAHSLHQLSNRSQMPFIKLNCAAIPEHLLESELFGYEEGAFTGAKKGGKKGKFLLADGGTLFLDEIGDMSLPMQIKLLRALQEGEVEPVGAIKPVQVNVRVIAATNRPLEKMMEEKRFREDLYYRIHVIPFHIPALSERTEDIPQLVEHFIQKICKRTGRRVTSVADDALVALSRYRWPGNIRELENVIQAAVHLSTGEKLTLEALPDYLTDSFSIPIGSKPLKETMEDAEKQALTQTLEKYQNDKMMAAKQLGISKSSLYEKLKKYSIQ, from the coding sequence ATGGGAGTAAAAGAAAGCTTACTAACAGAGGAAATGATGGATACTATCATTGCAAATGCGTTTGAGTGGATAGTGGTCGTCAATCATGAAGGTAATATCATCTATATGAATGATAGTTATTGTGAGTTTATTGGGGTGGACAATAAAGAAGTAATCGGCAAGCATGTGACCGAAGTAATAGAAAATACACGTATGCATGAAGTGGTCAAGACCGGCAAGGAAGAGCTGGCAGACCTTCAATATATTAAAGGGAATTATATGATTGCCAATCGTGTGCCGATTTTTAATAAGAACAAAGAAGTGATAGGAGCATACGGAACGGTCATTTTCCGGGATACGAGCGAATGGGATAAGATGAACAGTCATGTCAAAAGCATGCTCGGTCGGATCCGGAACTATCTGCAGGAATATGAGCAACAGACCGGGGTGAAATACACGCTTGAGGACATTATCGGAAACTCTAAGCTTATCCGATTATTGAAAGATAAGGTGAAACAGATCGCTGCCAGTGATGTTTCCATCCTGATCCGGGGTGAGAGTGGAACAGGGAAGGAATTGTTTGCACACAGCCTCCACCAGTTAAGCAACCGCAGCCAGATGCCTTTTATCAAATTGAATTGCGCAGCGATACCAGAGCACCTTCTGGAGTCGGAATTGTTCGGTTATGAAGAAGGGGCATTTACGGGAGCGAAGAAGGGCGGGAAGAAAGGGAAGTTTCTACTAGCCGACGGCGGCACCCTTTTCCTGGATGAGATCGGGGATATGTCCCTGCCCATGCAAATTAAGCTTTTGCGTGCATTGCAGGAAGGAGAAGTGGAGCCGGTTGGTGCGATTAAGCCGGTACAGGTGAATGTCCGTGTCATTGCTGCCACCAACCGTCCTTTGGAAAAGATGATGGAGGAGAAGCGGTTCCGTGAAGACCTTTATTATAGAATTCATGTCATCCCGTTTCATATTCCAGCGTTAAGTGAACGAACAGAGGATATTCCGCAGCTTGTGGAGCATTTTATTCAGAAAATCTGCAAGCGTACCGGCAGGAGAGTCACTTCTGTGGCGGATGATGCCTTGGTAGCATTATCACGTTATCGTTGGCCGGGAAATATCCGGGAGCTAGAGAATGTCATCCAGGCAGCCGTTCACTTATCGACAGGCGAAAAGCTGACATTAGAGGCACTCCCAGATTACCTGACAGATTCCTTTTCTATTCCGATTGGGTCCAAGCCGTTAAAGGAAACCATGGAAGATGCAGAAAAGCAGGCATTGACTCAAACGTTGGAAAAATATCAAAATGATAAGATGATGGCTGCCAAGCAGCTTGGTATCAGTAAATCAAGTCTTTATGAAAAGTTGAAAAAATACTCCATTCAATGA